The genomic window TGCAGGCTGATGAGACAAGGATTCGAGTCAAGGACCCCAAGGAGTCCGGTATGTCAGGTACCTACCCTGATGGCTGGGGCCCGCTGACTAGAGCTACCGTCTAGTCAAGTTTTACGAGTTCCTAGGCCTCAGCGTCGTGAAACGACTTCAGTTCCCCGAGGCCAAGTTCGATCTGTACTTCTTGGGCTACGACTCTCCCAATGCTGTGTCTCATGGGAACAGCGCTTTTGACAGGGAGGGCCTCATTGAGCTGACTCACAACTACGGCACTGAGAATGACCCCGAGTACAAGATCAACAACGGCAACAAGGAGCCTCATCGCGGATTCGGCCACACCTGTATCGCCGTTGATAACATCCAGGCTGCTTGCCAGCGCATCGAGGATGCCGGCTACAAGTTCCAGAAGAAGCTTTCCGATGGCAGAATGAGAAACATTGCCTTTGTTCTTGACCCCGATGGCTACTGGGTTGAGATTATTGCCCGAAACGACTACAAAGAGACTGAGGACGTCAAGGAGACGGATGTTTCCACATATACCATGGTACGACCCAGTTCCCCAGGTTGATATTCGCTAACAGTATAGAACCACACAATGATCCGCgtcaaggatgccaagaagTCTCTCGAGTACTACAAGGATGTTCTCGGCATGTCTCTTTTCAGAACCCTTGAGAACCCTGACGCCGGCTTCAACCTCTACTTCCTGGGCTACCCTGGGGACCAGCCTTTCGCTGAGGGCGAGAACCAAAGCGACATTGCCCGTCGCGAGGGTCTCCTCGAGCTGACCTGGAACTATGGAACCGAGAATGACGAGAACTTTAGCTATCACGACGGCAACAAGGAGCCCCAGGGCTTTGGCCACATCTGTAAGTGCGACGTACTCTTGCCAGTACCCAGCTGACATTCTAGGCATCTCGGTCGACAACCTGGAAGCTGCCTGCCAGCGATTCGAGGATCTCAACGTCAACTGGAAGAAGAGACTGACAGACGGACGGATGAAGAATGTAGCCTTTTTGCTGGACCCCGATGGCTACTGGATTGAGATTGTGCAGAACGAGAGGTTTTCTGGCCAGGACAACTTTTAGCCAGAGCCAAGCAGGAcaacaaagcaaagcaaataCAAGCAAATGGCGTATCTGAAAAGCAGGATAATCCCTTCTCGTAAGAGCCACTCGGAAGACGAGTAGCGACAGATCAAACGTGGCAATCAGCCTCGAATGCAGGCGCAGCGCTTCGCTTCAACTCACTCCCATCGGCAGCTGACGAACCTCGCTGTGAATGACACAAGACTTGCCGATGCGAACCCCACGGCGGCCCGTGGCTTGCAGTAGTTCCATACGGGGGTGGGAAGTGAGGGGTTGCAACCTTCAGGCCCAATGTTCGCGTGCCAGCTCCCAAGCCTCGTTCCCGTTTGCACGACATGGACGTCTCTCGTTGTTCTCCCCCCCGCGCTCTCACCGCGACATTTATCGACTATTGGTCACGTCTCACTGAAACTCGCGTACAGAAATGCCCCCGCGTCGAGAGAATATCCGTGGGCTCGGCGTGGGATTGGTCCTGGAGACGGGACTCTGCATTCCGTCCGTGACTTGTCATTGAAGGAATCGCTCAAGTACTTTGCGAACGGTCAGAGTGGCATGGCCTTTCTGGATTGGTTCAGAAGTAGCGGGTGGCGGTCATCTCTTGAGGACAAAGGCGGAGACGTCATCTCGACTTACTTATACCGGGTCTCGCCCTGAACCTTGATGGCTTCTCGCCTGCTTCGAGAGACTCGTCTGCTCTTACACAGCACGTAGACTATCCAACTCACCATGGCTCCTATTGCTACTATTGATACGCCATCCAATGGCACCTCAAATCGTCCTCGCATTCTTGTCCCTGAAAAGGTTTCCCCTGACGGCCTGGCCCTCTTGACTCCTCACTTTGATGTCGACAACCGAAAAGGCCTATCGCCTGCCGAACTCGTCAGCTTGATCCCCAACTACCATGGCCTCATTGTGCGCTCCGAGACTCAGGTCACGGCTGACGTCTTACAAGCCGGGAGAAAGCTCAGGGTTGTCGCACGAGCTGGCGTCGGCGTTGACAATATCGACGTCCCGGCTGCAACAACTCAAGGCATCATAGTCGTCAACTCCCCCTCAGGCAACATCATTGCTGCGGCAGAGCATACAATTGCACTTCTTCTAGCGACGGCCCGAAACATTGGCCAGGCTGACAGCAGCGTCAAGGCGGGCCGATGGGACCGATCCAAGCTTGTAGGCTCAGAAGCCAGCTCCAAGACTCTCGGAATCATCGGCCTGGGCAAGGTCGGCATGAACGTTGCCCGCATGGCGAAAGGCCTCGGGATGACGGTCGTGGCTGTTGACCCCTACGCGAGTGCCGACATGGCCCGTCAGGCGGGCGTAAAGCTTGTGTCTGGCCTGCAAGAGCTGCTCCCAATCGTCGACTTTCTGACCATCCACACGCCTCTTCTGGCCACCACGCTGGACATGAttggcgaggaagagctgaagaagatgaagaagacagCCCGCGTGCTCAACGTTGCTCGTGGTGGCGTGTACAATGAAGCGGCATTGATCAAGGGGCTCGACGAGGGATGGATCGCAGGAGCTGGCATCGATGTGTGGTCTACAGAGCCTCTGGCCCCAGACTCGATAGCTGCCCAGCTCAGCAAGCATCCCAAGGTCGTGGCAACGCCTCACCTGGGAGCTTCAACGATTGAGGCCCAAGAGAACGTGTCAATGGATGTCTGCACGCAGGTGCTTGAGATTCTGCGTGGCGGTCTTCCCACCAGTGCCGTCAACGCACCCATCATCATGCCCGAGGAATATCGCAAGCTGCAGCCTTCTGTGAAACTCGTTGAGAAGATGGGCCGCCTGTATACGCAGCACTTTGTGCGACACAAGGGCGGAATGATGGGAGGCCGGCGCTTCGAGCTCATCTACCACGGTGACCTGGCCAGCATGTCCAACACAAAGCCGCTGTTTGCTGCGCTGGTCAAGGGACTGGTGTCATCGTTCAGTGACTCGCACGTCAACATTGTCAATGCGACGCTCATAGCAAAGGAGAAAGGCATTGTCATCAGCGAAACGCACTCTGGTGACTCGCAGTCAACCTACGCCAACCTGGTGACACTGCGGTCCTACCAGACGGGCAGCAGCAGGGAGCAGGTGATTGAGGGCTACGCCAGCGACGAGCGGGTATTCATCTCCAAGCTGGGCCGATTCAACGGCGTCTTCACGGCCGAGGGGACCCTGATCATCCTGCACAACTACGACGAGCCTGGTAAGATCGGAGGCGTCGGAACGGTTCTTGGGATGCACGGGATCAACATCAAGTCGATGCAGGTGGCGAGTCTCGACCCGGAGGCGTCCAAGGGAGCCGAGACTCCGCCGGACCCCAAGGGTGATGAGGCATTGATGATTCTGGGGGTGCTTGGGCCGGTGAGTAACGACGTGTTGGAAGGGTTGAAGAACTCGGAGGGAGTGTTGGATGTGAGCTTGGTGCAGCTGTAGGGGTAAGGGCAGATACAAGTGTAGCCCTGGAAGCTTGGACCATAGATAGATTGGCCAATCAACTTGGCATTGACTTGCTGGTTCGAATTGACGTGAAATAACCCTTGAACTGAACCGAATTGACCCTTGTTTGTGTATTAACTCAAAATTGTAAAATAAACACAGACAAGGGAGACAAGGTCCGCATCGATGATGACTTCATGTTGCCTTTGCGACCCTCCACTCCTGCGCCCCAATCGCCTCGCGTAATTTGCTAGCCGCGAAATTAGGGCGGCGTAGCACTGTTAGCTGCTGTAACCCAGTGGACTGTGCTGAACCGTCGGGCATTTGGACCCTGGGCTAATCGGCGTCTGGCCAATCACAGCCCCCACACCGCTCGCCGGGAGCTCCCTGCTGGCGTCATCGGCAACAGGTCGATGCTCTTATAGCTCGTTCACGTTCGTCCCACTTCTTCCTTCCACTTTCTTCATCACCAATCGCCTTTGGTGCGAAGGTCGTGACGACTACAGGCTTGCTTCGATTCTCATCTTCTCGCCAATCTTTCCGAGCTTTTCTTGACGTATCCTTGACTGTCTCAGACACATTCCAGCCACTATCGGCCTGTCACTTGTCATCCCGAGTACCTCGTGCCTGGGATCGCAGACGATTCAACAACATTATTCTTCAGCCAGTCGTTCAGACGAGAGTGGGATACTCACACGACCTCGCGCATACACCGCAGAGCCTCTCCCCGGAGTAACCGCACAATCATGACGCGACGCGCAGCTCGGTATAGCGCCCTACGGCCCGCCATCATTGGCATGGGCCGAGTCTTTGGCGCCAGCTTGACGGCAGTTTCGGCTCACCCAattcaagctcaaggccatcctcatgaagaagagggcgcTGACCTCTGGGTTCTCGCCGTTGCCTCGATGGCTCTGGTGCTCCTGGGTGGTGCTTTTGCCGGTCTGACCATTGCGCAAGTTCCCCTCTCCTCTTGGCACCACGCGACGCTGACCAGCATAGCCTGATGGGACAGGACAGCATCTACCTTCAAGTTCTCTCGGGCGACCCTACCGAACCGCAGCATAAGAATGCAAAGCGCGTGCTGAAACTTTTGAATCGCGGAAAGCACTGGGTTCTGGTTACGCTGCTCTTGTCAAACGTCGTCGTAAACGAGTCATTGCCTGTTGTGTTGGACCGAACTCTTGGCGGGGGCGTTGCTGCGGTCGTCGGCAGTACAATCCTAATCGGTATGTCGGTACGACTCTGTCGGTGGCGAAGCTAACAACGGTAGTTATCTTTGGTGAAATCGTCCCCCAGTCCATCTGTGTGCGATACGGACTCCCTATCGGCGGATACATGTCAACGCCCGTCTTGATGCTCATGTACTTGACTGGTCCTATTTCGTGGCCCATCGCCAAGCTCCTTGACTGGATTCTTGGAGAGGACCACGGCACCCTGTACAAGAAGAGCGGCCTCAAGACGCTTGTCACCCTCCACAAGTCCCTTGGAGAGCTCTCGGAGCGACTGAACCAGGATGAGGTCACCATTATCACAGCTGTTTTGGACCTAAAGGATAAGCCCGTTGCTGAAGTCATGACCCCTATGGACGATGTTTACACCCTTTCCGAGGACCACATCCTTGATGAGAAGACAATGGATGATATTTTGTCCTCAGGATACTCGCGCATCCCCATCTATCGCTCTGGAAACCACATGGACTTTGTTGGTATGCTTCTTGTCAAGACTCTCATCACGTATGACCCCGAGGATAAGATCCCTGTTCGCGATGTGCCCCTTGGAGCTATTGTCGAGACAAGACCTGAGACCAGCTGTTTGGATATTATCAACTTTTTCCAGGAGGGCAAATCCCACATGGTTCTTGTTTCGGAATTCCCTGGATCGGATCACGGTGCCCTGGGTGTTGTTACTCTTGAGGATGTTATCGAGGAGCTGATTGGAGAGTAAGTTGATTTGCTCCCCTATTGACCAACCAAAGCTGACCAATTAGGGAAATTGTCGATGAATCCGACGTCTATGTCGATGTCCACAAGGCCATTCGACGCCTGACTCCCGCCCCCCGAGCCCGTCGTATCCAAGCCGGAGCTGCCGCCGTGGCCGCTACCGCTAGTAGGCAGGCACCTGAAGCTGCCATCCTTGTCGATGTCGACGAAAACCATGTGACCCCCAACCTCGAGACCGCGTCTTACCACAGCAACTATGAGGGCGGATTTCACAATGGAGCCAAGACCGCTATCCACATGAAGCGCAGAACTTCGGACGGCGGCATTGAGGGAACCCCGGTTGTTGTCAAGGCCAGtttggatgagatgaggcaGCAGCTGCGTCTAGGTCCCGCCAACCGAGCCACAAAACCTCTCAGCAACACTCGCGGCAGCGtcttcaagatcaagcaggGTCTCGGCGCAAATCAGGGGGCTCCCCTCGAAACTTCAACCTCAAATTCAAGTCGTCTGCCCCCGCGAGCGGCTTCACACATTGGGTTCACAAGTACGCAGCGTATCGGAGGGCATGAACGAACGCCGCTATTAGGCAACGACCACGAGGAGGCTGTTGAGGACGATGCCGATCACGGACCTAAAACTAATGGTGCAAAGTAGGAGATATGAGTATGGCATCAGCCAGCAGATGTCTCTGGCAACTGTATGTACATCAGCGTCTCAGGCTAATAGGTAGCTCGAGCGAGGACAGTTAGTGTCCGCAACATTTCGTAATGACATTGCTCTTTTCATTTTGTTGTTCTAATCGTACCAGATGGCATTCATGCCAAAACCAGGTTCAGGCACTCTTACCCTGGCCACGCGAGCAAGAAACTCGTCCTGCCAGCGGTAAATCTCCAGCCAACCTTCCTGGTCATCTGTAATAGCCACCCATTCGTCGGTCCAGGGGCACGGCGCCACGGCGTTGCTATGTCCTCCACTGGTAGGCGTAGGGTTCAAGCAGATCTGGCGCTCAATGGCGCCTGTAGGGGACAGAGCAAAGGCGGCGACATAACCGGTGAGGTCAAAGGAGTTAGCCCGCGATGAGGCAAACAGATATTTCCCTGACGAAGACAGCACGCACACGTCGGCGCGATACTGTGTCCACCGGTCAGGAATACCAGGTGGGATCAGAGGGTACTGTCGATGCGTGTACACAGGGAGACGAGTGGCCGGGTCGATGAGGTATTCACAAATGCGGTTGCCCTTCTCCATCAGCGCATAGAGGTAATTGCCCGTGGGATGCATGGCAACCCAACGGGGGTGGTCTCGGTGATCGGGACACTCGACAGATCCCACTAGATCAAGGGCAGCATCGTTTTCTCGACGGCGATGGACCCAAAGCTTGTTGGCACGGAGATCGGCCGAGTACAGGTACTCCTCCTTTGGATCAAAGACCATGCCGTGAATGCCAGTGTTGGGCTGGTAGGGGTAGTTTTGGACATTTTCCTTGAGAGCCTTGGTGGTTGAGTCTGTCGTGAAGACGGCGCCGTGGCCGGCATGATCATAGAATGGGTTGCAGTAGACGGCGTACGGGGGCTTGTTTGCAGCGAGGAGAAAGATGGCTCTTGTATTTGTCGTCGCGAGAGAGGCATTGGCTGACAAGTTAGTTGAGAATCTCCGTTGTGGGCGCGAGACATACGATCGTGTTGCATGGGATGAGACACTTGGTGGGTGATGGAAGTCGGCGACTCGACGGCAAAGCTGGACCACTTCTTCATGGCTGCGCCATATATGGCTTTCCGATCGTGCTTTGACGGTCAGCTGGTGATCAATTGGTCTTATTTCGACTTACACTGAAAGTCATCCATGAGATGGGCTCGTCACGAGGAATCTCggtcttcttgatgaggtcaAGTGTGagagcttcatcatcaaaaGCAAAGGTAAAGATGGCACCCGGAGGGGTCCAGGTGCCAACCATGAGATGATGAACAGGCATTTTTGAAGCAAGTCTTGGGATGAACCTCATAGACGAAAAAAATGTCaattggtgttgaagaagaatTAAAGTCAAAGACGAGCAAAAGAAGTCATGAGCAGCTGGTGACGATGGAGGGGCAGAAGGCTAAACATTTATCCCGAGAAACCCCACGAGATCCAACGGCGGGAGAGACGCACGATTTAAGCACCCAAGCCTCGGTCTAAAGAGCGGGAATCTTGCATTTAAAAAAGGACGCCCTCGGAGACGCGGTTGGCTG from Fusarium falciforme chromosome 2, complete sequence includes these protein-coding regions:
- a CDS encoding Lactoylglutathione lyase gives rise to the protein MSLARAAQRIRAIQNSLTRPAIPRASAPGHSRSATMAATTDTKNYKFNHSMIRVKDPKESVKFYEFLGLSVVKRLQFPEAKFDLYFLGYDSPNAVSHGNSAFDREGLIELTHNYGTENDPEYKINNGNKEPHRGFGHTCIAVDNIQAACQRIEDAGYKFQKKLSDGRMRNIAFVLDPDGYWVEIIARNDYKETEDVKETDVSTYTMNHTMIRVKDAKKSLEYYKDVLGMSLFRTLENPDAGFNLYFLGYPGDQPFAEGENQSDIARREGLLELTWNYGTENDENFSYHDGNKEPQGFGHICISVDNLEAACQRFEDLNVNWKKRLTDGRMKNVAFLLDPDGYWIEIVQNERFSGQDNF
- a CDS encoding D-3-phosphoglycerate dehydrogenase gives rise to the protein MAPIATIDTPSNGTSNRPRILVPEKVSPDGLALLTPHFDVDNRKGLSPAELVSLIPNYHGLIVRSETQVTADVLQAGRKLRVVARAGVGVDNIDVPAATTQGIIVVNSPSGNIIAAAEHTIALLLATARNIGQADSSVKAGRWDRSKLVGSEASSKTLGIIGLGKVGMNVARMAKGLGMTVVAVDPYASADMARQAGVKLVSGLQELLPIVDFLTIHTPLLATTLDMIGEEELKKMKKTARVLNVARGGVYNEAALIKGLDEGWIAGAGIDVWSTEPLAPDSIAAQLSKHPKVVATPHLGASTIEAQENVSMDVCTQVLEILRGGLPTSAVNAPIIMPEEYRKLQPSVKLVEKMGRLYTQHFVRHKGGMMGGRRFELIYHGDLASMSNTKPLFAALVKGLVSSFSDSHVNIVNATLIAKEKGIVISETHSGDSQSTYANLVTLRSYQTGSSREQVIEGYASDERVFISKLGRFNGVFTAEGTLIILHNYDEPGKIGGVGTVLGMHGINIKSMQVASLDPEASKGAETPPDPKGDEALMILGVLGPVSNDVLEGLKNSEGVLDVSLVQL